The following proteins are co-located in the Candidatus Omnitrophota bacterium genome:
- a CDS encoding GuaB3 family IMP dehydrogenase-related protein — protein MAQFYIGVDRKVRRCYGFNEIALVPGRVTINPEEVDTTLVLGGKKYRVPILAAAMDGVVDVKFAIAMGKLGGIAVLNLEGVQTRYDNPEEVLEKIASATPEEATNLVQGIYLEPIKEKLISRRIEEIKKGGAEAVVSAIPQRAERFAAIAEESGAGAFVVQSTVTTVKHISKSYKVLDFKKFCKSTKLPVIIGNCVGYEVALELMGTGCSGLLVGIGPGAACTTRGVLGIGVPQVTATIDCAAARDAYYKKTKKYVPIITDGGMSTGGDICKAFACGADAVMVGSAFARSKEAPGKGFHWGMATPHANLPRGTRVRVGVMGSLEEILYGPAKVDDGSQNLMGALQTSMGNVGAKNIKEMQKTEIIIAPAIQTEGKVFQAAQRVGMGK, from the coding sequence ATGGCACAGTTCTATATAGGCGTTGACAGAAAAGTCAGGCGTTGCTACGGCTTTAACGAGATCGCTTTGGTGCCCGGCAGGGTCACCATAAATCCCGAAGAGGTCGATACCACGCTGGTGCTAGGTGGAAAAAAATATCGTGTGCCGATACTTGCCGCGGCTATGGACGGTGTTGTCGATGTTAAGTTTGCCATTGCCATGGGAAAGCTCGGAGGCATCGCCGTGTTGAACCTAGAGGGCGTGCAGACGAGGTACGATAACCCCGAAGAGGTCCTTGAGAAGATCGCGAGCGCCACCCCGGAGGAAGCGACAAATCTCGTGCAGGGCATATATCTGGAGCCTATCAAGGAGAAGCTCATTTCGCGAAGGATCGAAGAGATAAAGAAGGGCGGCGCCGAAGCAGTGGTGAGCGCTATACCCCAGAGAGCCGAGCGTTTTGCCGCGATTGCCGAGGAGTCCGGAGCGGGCGCTTTCGTCGTGCAGTCCACAGTTACCACGGTAAAGCATATCTCGAAGTCCTATAAGGTCCTCGATTTCAAGAAATTTTGCAAATCTACCAAGCTTCCTGTTATTATCGGTAACTGCGTCGGATACGAAGTCGCGCTGGAGCTTATGGGGACCGGCTGCAGCGGGCTCCTGGTAGGCATTGGCCCTGGCGCCGCTTGTACCACCAGAGGCGTCCTCGGTATCGGAGTTCCTCAGGTTACGGCAACGATAGATTGCGCGGCCGCAAGGGACGCTTACTACAAAAAGACGAAGAAGTATGTTCCAATAATAACCGACGGCGGCATGTCAACGGGCGGCGATATATGCAAGGCGTTCGCATGCGGCGCGGATGCTGTGATGGTCGGTTCCGCTTTCGCCAGATCCAAAGAGGCCCCTGGAAAAGGATTTCACTGGGGAATGGCTACGCCGCACGCTAACCTGCCCAGAGGCACGAGGGTCAGGGTCGGCGTCATGGGGTCGCTCGAAGAGATATTGTACGGCCCGGCGAAGGTTGACGACGGATCGCAGAATCTGATGGGAGCTCTCCAGACATCCATGGGCAATGTAGGCGCGAAGAACATCAAAGAGATGCAGAAGACGGAAATCATTATCGCGCCGGCGATCCAGACAGAAGGAAAAGTATTCCAGGCCGCTCAGCGGGTTGGAATGGGAAAATAG
- a CDS encoding response regulator, which translates to MKKILIIDDEAEFCRVVKQNLEMKGDYRVEVATDGKGGIDAALRNKPDLILLDIIMPGMGGFDVLRELKSKKETTSIPVIMLTAVDSEEAKEKALGLYDEEYIVKPVLLGDLDSKIKAVLSRRF; encoded by the coding sequence ATGAAAAAGATATTGATAATCGATGACGAAGCGGAATTTTGCAGAGTGGTTAAGCAAAATCTGGAAATGAAGGGCGATTATCGTGTAGAGGTTGCTACGGACGGCAAAGGCGGAATAGACGCTGCATTGCGGAATAAGCCCGATTTGATACTGCTCGATATCATCATGCCCGGGATGGGAGGATTCGACGTTCTGCGAGAACTGAAAAGTAAAAAAGAGACCACCTCGATACCGGTTATTATGCTTACGGCGGTAGATAGCGAGGAAGCTAAAGAAAAAGCTCTCGGCCTGTATGACGAGGAATATATAGTAAAACCTGTTCTGCTCGGCGACCTGGACTCAAAGATCAAGGCGGTATTATCGCGCAGGTTTTAG
- a CDS encoding DNA polymerase III subunit alpha: MTHSDFVHLHLHTQYSLLDGACQLETLIAKLKEYRMGACAITDHGNMFGAIEFYDLAMKNGIKPIIGSEVYIAPDSRFEKSSRGIQDASYHLILLAKNETGYKNLMKLVSCGFLEGFYYRPRIDKEILAEYSKGLICTSACLKGEIPHLINTGRIDQARKVVDEYKSIFGKDNFYLEIQDNLIPEQDKVNEEIIKIAKDMDIGLVATNDVHYIEKEHARAHEVLLCIQTQTTMDDPNRMKFQTEEFYFKSKEEMSRTIAGIAPEAIRNTMVIAEKCNLELDFKKHHLPNYHVPEGYTREGYLRELVDEGLKKRYPEGDAVVKARVDHELKVIEKFGYPSYFLIAWDFVNYAKQNGIPVGPGRGSAAGSVVSYALGITNIDPLKYDLLFERFLNPERISLPDIDIDFCYERRAEVIDYVVKKYSKENVAQIITFGTMMARAAIRDTGRALGIAYADVDKIAKLVPTELGITLAQAMEQEPELKTLYKNDPKITELIDVSMVLEGLTRHASTHAAGIVISEQPLVNYVPLYKIQEGQITTAYPMTSLEKIGLLKMDMLGLRTLTVLSETVKIIKRTQNIDLDLDSISIEDKKTYKLLANAESNGVFQLESSGMRDLLKKLNPEKFEDIIALLALFRPGPIGSGMLDDFMKRKHGEMKFHYDHKLLEPILKETYGVILYQEQAMRIANNLAGFSLAQADNLRRAMAKKTPEVMAEMRNLFVAGCLKNNIDKRSADKIFDQIAFFAGYGFNKSHSTAYALISYRTAYLKANFPVEFMTALLTSEKDNLDKIAQYIGEAHKMGIKILPPDINESYSNFTVVSGSIRFGLAAIKNVGAGAIESIIETRKKHDKFKTIYDFTEKVDSRLVNRKVIESLIKCGAMDSLGLFRSQLSAMIDKALDVAGGIQKDRMNGQLSFFDRFEDEESFKKTFQEIPNIPEWPESQLLTYEKEMLGLYITKHPLARFENVIRTYSTCATTDLRGRKDGDEVLLGGIISKTKFTVTKRTGEKMAIVTLEDLDGSVEALIFPATFAKASALVKLDAVLFMKGRLSLREEEPKLIVNEISALESVKMKYTKAISIELLTAGLEMGALDKLKKVLSRYPGAVPAYLKFVKPDGTKAVVTMGNNFLIEPHEGLVRDIEKIFGQDVVNFRT; the protein is encoded by the coding sequence ATGACTCACTCCGATTTTGTCCACCTTCACCTCCACACACAGTATAGTCTGCTGGACGGCGCATGCCAGCTTGAGACCCTTATAGCGAAATTAAAAGAATACCGCATGGGCGCCTGCGCCATAACCGACCACGGCAATATGTTTGGCGCTATAGAGTTCTACGACCTCGCTATGAAGAACGGTATAAAGCCCATCATAGGAAGCGAGGTATATATAGCGCCCGATTCCAGGTTCGAGAAATCGAGCCGCGGCATCCAGGACGCATCGTATCACCTTATATTGCTTGCGAAAAATGAGACGGGATACAAGAACCTCATGAAGCTCGTCTCCTGCGGATTCCTCGAAGGCTTTTATTACCGTCCCAGAATAGATAAAGAGATATTAGCCGAGTATTCTAAGGGGCTCATCTGCACCTCCGCCTGCCTTAAGGGCGAAATACCGCATCTGATCAATACTGGACGCATAGACCAGGCCAGAAAAGTTGTCGACGAATACAAGTCAATTTTCGGAAAAGATAATTTTTACCTGGAGATCCAGGATAACCTCATACCCGAGCAGGATAAGGTCAATGAGGAGATCATAAAGATCGCGAAAGATATGGATATAGGGCTTGTCGCGACAAATGACGTTCATTACATCGAAAAAGAACACGCCAGGGCTCACGAGGTCCTTCTCTGCATACAGACGCAGACGACGATGGATGATCCTAACAGGATGAAGTTCCAGACCGAGGAGTTCTATTTTAAATCCAAAGAAGAGATGAGCCGCACCATAGCGGGCATAGCTCCGGAAGCCATAAGAAATACGATGGTCATCGCCGAAAAGTGCAATCTCGAACTCGATTTCAAGAAGCACCATCTTCCGAATTATCATGTGCCCGAGGGCTATACGAGGGAAGGGTACCTGAGGGAACTCGTCGATGAAGGGCTTAAGAAGAGATATCCGGAAGGGGATGCTGTTGTCAAGGCCCGAGTCGATCATGAATTGAAGGTCATAGAGAAGTTCGGCTATCCCAGCTACTTCCTGATCGCCTGGGACTTTGTTAACTACGCCAAGCAGAATGGTATTCCCGTGGGCCCGGGGAGAGGAAGCGCGGCGGGAAGCGTGGTGAGTTATGCCCTCGGCATCACAAATATTGACCCCCTCAAATATGATCTCTTATTTGAGAGGTTCCTGAATCCCGAGAGGATCAGCCTGCCCGATATAGACATAGATTTCTGCTACGAGCGCCGCGCTGAAGTCATAGACTATGTTGTGAAGAAGTATTCAAAGGAGAACGTCGCTCAGATAATAACATTCGGAACGATGATGGCCAGGGCAGCCATAAGAGATACAGGCAGGGCCCTGGGTATCGCTTATGCCGACGTCGATAAGATCGCTAAGCTCGTCCCGACGGAACTGGGCATTACGCTGGCTCAGGCGATGGAGCAGGAACCGGAGTTAAAAACTCTGTATAAGAACGATCCGAAAATAACCGAGCTCATCGATGTGTCGATGGTGCTCGAGGGCTTGACGCGCCATGCCTCAACGCATGCCGCAGGCATAGTTATAAGCGAACAGCCGCTGGTGAACTACGTCCCGCTCTATAAGATCCAGGAAGGCCAGATCACGACAGCCTATCCGATGACCTCTCTTGAGAAGATAGGCCTCCTTAAGATGGATATGTTGGGGCTTCGCACGCTCACTGTGCTAAGCGAAACGGTGAAGATAATAAAGCGGACGCAAAATATTGACCTTGATCTGGATAGTATTTCGATAGAGGACAAAAAGACTTACAAGCTCCTCGCCAATGCCGAGTCGAACGGAGTCTTTCAGCTGGAAAGTTCCGGCATGAGAGATCTATTGAAGAAGCTCAATCCTGAGAAATTCGAGGATATCATAGCGCTCCTGGCGCTATTCAGGCCCGGCCCGATAGGATCGGGAATGCTCGACGATTTCATGAAGCGTAAGCATGGAGAGATGAAGTTCCACTACGACCATAAATTGCTGGAGCCGATACTGAAAGAGACTTACGGAGTCATTCTCTATCAGGAACAGGCCATGAGGATAGCGAATAACCTCGCCGGATTCTCGCTTGCTCAGGCCGATAACTTAAGGCGGGCTATGGCGAAGAAGACGCCCGAGGTTATGGCCGAGATGAGGAACTTGTTCGTAGCCGGCTGTCTCAAAAACAATATCGATAAACGCAGCGCCGACAAGATATTCGACCAGATCGCGTTCTTCGCGGGCTATGGGTTCAATAAGTCTCACTCTACCGCATACGCCCTGATAAGCTACAGGACCGCTTATCTTAAGGCCAATTTTCCGGTCGAGTTCATGACGGCGCTTCTGACCAGTGAAAAGGACAATCTCGATAAGATCGCCCAGTATATCGGCGAGGCGCATAAGATGGGTATAAAGATATTGCCGCCGGATATAAACGAGAGCTACTCAAATTTCACAGTAGTCAGCGGCTCTATAAGGTTCGGTCTGGCCGCGATCAAGAATGTCGGAGCGGGAGCGATAGAGTCCATAATCGAGACCAGGAAAAAACATGATAAGTTCAAGACCATCTATGATTTTACGGAAAAGGTGGACTCACGACTCGTTAACAGAAAGGTCATAGAGAGCCTGATCAAATGCGGTGCGATGGACTCATTGGGTCTGTTCAGATCGCAGTTGTCGGCCATGATAGATAAGGCCCTCGATGTTGCCGGCGGGATACAGAAGGACAGGATGAACGGGCAGCTCTCGTTCTTCGACAGGTTCGAGGATGAGGAGAGCTTCAAGAAGACGTTCCAGGAGATACCGAATATTCCGGAGTGGCCCGAGAGCCAGCTTCTTACGTATGAAAAGGAGATGCTGGGGCTATATATCACCAAGCATCCTCTGGCGAGATTCGAGAACGTGATCCGCACATATTCGACATGCGCTACCACGGACCTGCGGGGCCGCAAGGATGGCGATGAGGTTCTGCTCGGAGGTATAATATCGAAGACCAAATTCACGGTCACGAAGCGCACCGGAGAGAAGATGGCGATAGTGACGCTGGAGGACCTTGACGGGTCGGTGGAGGCCCTGATATTCCCGGCCACATTTGCAAAGGCTTCGGCATTGGTAAAGCTGGACGCGGTATTATTCATGAAAGGGCGCCTTAGTCTGAGGGAAGAGGAGCCAAAGCTCATAGTCAATGAAATATCCGCCCTCGAATCCGTGAAGATGAAGTATACCAAGGCCATAAGCATAGAGCTTCTCACCGCGGGCCTTGAGATGGGCGCATTGGATAAGCTGAAAAAAGTCCTCTCCAGATACCCGGGAGCCGTGCCCGCCTATCTTAAATTTGTCAAACCGGACGGCACTAAGGCCGTCGTGACGATGGGCAATAATTTCCTTATAGAGCCTCACGAAGGGCTCGTGCGCGATATCGAAAAGATATTCGGCCAGGACGTCGTCAACTTTCGGACGTAA